A window from Citrus sinensis cultivar Valencia sweet orange chromosome 5, DVS_A1.0, whole genome shotgun sequence encodes these proteins:
- the LOC102623703 gene encoding protein ANTHESIS POMOTING FACTOR 1-like isoform X1 produces MDRTFWITKPLVVLFDTFIYSESLRFLSLHDNKYLRYYKGHQLTMTGLLHVQGRPATTYDDQGPVFAVAFGGYIRMFDAHVSDSDAVKFSNDGRLMLPTSMEGHIRVLDSFQGTLVLMMVVDMLGAYGAGKGVVSWMSFHTEPPVIKWAPGSLMFVTGSSELSFWNPNVSILGAYVGRK; encoded by the exons ATGGATAGAACTTTTTGGATTACGAAACCACTTGTAGTGCTGTTTGATACCTTCATTTATTCAGAATCTCTACGGTTTCTTTCCTTGCACGATAACAAGTACTTGCGTTACTACAAAGGTCACCAACTCACCATGACAG GTCTTTTGCATGTTCAAGGAAGGCCTGCTACAACATATGATGATCAAGGGCCTGTCTTTGCAGTTGCCTTTGGAGGATACATAAGAATGTTTGATGCTC ATGTATCAGATTCTGATGCTGTAAAGTTCAGCAATGATGGGAGACTTATGCTTCCGACCTCTATGGAAGGACATATTCGTGTGCTTGACTCATTCCAAGGCACACTT GTTCTGATGATGGTAGTGGATATGCTTGGAGCGTATGGAGCGGGAAAGGG GGTTGTTAGTTGGATGAGTTTTCATACAGAGCCTCCTGTCATAAAATGGGCCCCTGGAAGTCTCATGTTTGTTACGGGGTCATCTGAGCTATCATTTTGGAATCCTAATGTGTCTATACTGGGAGCTTACGTTGGGAGGAAGTAA
- the LOC102623703 gene encoding protein ANTHESIS POMOTING FACTOR 1-like isoform X2, whose product MDRTFWITKPLVVLFDTFIYSESLRFLSLHDNKYLRYYKGHQLTMTGLLHVQGRPATTYDDQGPVFAVAFGGYIRMFDAHSDAVKFSNDGRLMLPTSMEGHIRVLDSFQGTLVLMMVVDMLGAYGAGKGVVSWMSFHTEPPVIKWAPGSLMFVTGSSELSFWNPNVSILGAYVGRK is encoded by the exons ATGGATAGAACTTTTTGGATTACGAAACCACTTGTAGTGCTGTTTGATACCTTCATTTATTCAGAATCTCTACGGTTTCTTTCCTTGCACGATAACAAGTACTTGCGTTACTACAAAGGTCACCAACTCACCATGACAG GTCTTTTGCATGTTCAAGGAAGGCCTGCTACAACATATGATGATCAAGGGCCTGTCTTTGCAGTTGCCTTTGGAGGATACATAAGAATGTTTGATGCTC ATTCTGATGCTGTAAAGTTCAGCAATGATGGGAGACTTATGCTTCCGACCTCTATGGAAGGACATATTCGTGTGCTTGACTCATTCCAAGGCACACTT GTTCTGATGATGGTAGTGGATATGCTTGGAGCGTATGGAGCGGGAAAGGG GGTTGTTAGTTGGATGAGTTTTCATACAGAGCCTCCTGTCATAAAATGGGCCCCTGGAAGTCTCATGTTTGTTACGGGGTCATCTGAGCTATCATTTTGGAATCCTAATGTGTCTATACTGGGAGCTTACGTTGGGAGGAAGTAA
- the LOC102623703 gene encoding protein ANTHESIS POMOTING FACTOR 1-like isoform X3: protein MMNLYGRTMSLLPQSLRFLSLHDNKYLRYYKGHQLTMTGLLHVQGRPATTYDDQGPVFAVAFGGYIRMFDAHVSDSDAVKFSNDGRLMLPTSMEGHIRVLDSFQGTLVLMMVVDMLGAYGAGKGVVSWMSFHTEPPVIKWAPGSLMFVTGSSELSFWNPNVSILGAYVGRK, encoded by the exons ATGATGAATCTATACGGCCGTACGATGTCTCTGCTGCCAC AATCTCTACGGTTTCTTTCCTTGCACGATAACAAGTACTTGCGTTACTACAAAGGTCACCAACTCACCATGACAG GTCTTTTGCATGTTCAAGGAAGGCCTGCTACAACATATGATGATCAAGGGCCTGTCTTTGCAGTTGCCTTTGGAGGATACATAAGAATGTTTGATGCTC ATGTATCAGATTCTGATGCTGTAAAGTTCAGCAATGATGGGAGACTTATGCTTCCGACCTCTATGGAAGGACATATTCGTGTGCTTGACTCATTCCAAGGCACACTT GTTCTGATGATGGTAGTGGATATGCTTGGAGCGTATGGAGCGGGAAAGGG GGTTGTTAGTTGGATGAGTTTTCATACAGAGCCTCCTGTCATAAAATGGGCCCCTGGAAGTCTCATGTTTGTTACGGGGTCATCTGAGCTATCATTTTGGAATCCTAATGTGTCTATACTGGGAGCTTACGTTGGGAGGAAGTAA